The proteins below are encoded in one region of Belonocnema kinseyi isolate 2016_QV_RU_SX_M_011 chromosome 1, B_treatae_v1, whole genome shotgun sequence:
- the LOC117173743 gene encoding uncharacterized protein LOC117173743, whose protein sequence is MYVYRGVIIKDTHVKPVVNIPAPSRIYIRKPGNELQTGIILTSAPANGSEFVSFASQNGHLLAAELETIRDEHDFEVKTYDLYIQRKDDLGLKARLEPPQPDLLKNPMLTHFHFISPKHDYDLVGALQQTTSRPSWATFGVARNVRH, encoded by the coding sequence ATGTACGTGTACCGTGGAGTAATTATTAAAGATACTCATGTAAAACCCGTTGTCAATATTCCTGCACCCAGCCGCATTTATATACGTAAGCCAGGAAATGAACTTCAAACTGGGATTATCTTAACATCTGCACCTGCAAATGGCAGCGAATTCGTTTCTTTTGCATCCCAAAACGGCCATCTTTTAGCTGCAGAACTCGAGACTATCCGCGATGAACATGATTTTGAAGTTAAAACATACGATCTTTACATACAAAGAAAAGATGACCTTGGTTTAAAAGCACGACTCGAACCTCCCCAGCCAGATCTTCTCAAGAATCCAATGCTGACGCACTTTCATTTTATATCACCAAAACATGACTATGATCTCGTCGGAGCGCTCCAGCAAACAACCAGTCGTCCTTCTTGGGCTACTTTTGGGGTTGCCCGCAACGTCCGCCACTAG